The DNA sequence CCCCGACGATGGAAGCGGCAGGCCCGCTCAGGATCGTCTCTATCGGGCGCGCTCGGGCCTGCGCACTGGAGATCAGCGCGCCGTCACCCCGCACCACCATCATCGGGGCGGCGATCCCGAGATCCTGCAATCGGTCCTCTGCCCGACCGATCAGCCGGTCGATCATGCCGATCAGGCGCGCGTTCAGTACGGCTGTCATCGCCCGCCGGGGGCCGTTCAGCTTGGCTGACAGCTGATGCGAGGCCGAAACCGGCAGCCCCGTCACCTGCGCCACCAACTGCGCCGCGCGCAGCTCGTGCGCCGGGTTGCGGGTGGCGAACTGGGCCGCGACGGCAAAGCCGCTGACATCACGTCCGTGAGCGCGGAGAAAGGCATTCAATCCTGCCTCGTCTAGGGGCCGAACCTCTGCACCGGAATGGTCATGCCCGCCGTCCAGCACGATGGCCGGGTCCCCTTTCAAAGCCTCGGACAAGCCATGTGTTTCCAGATCGCTGTCCCGGAAACCGATGTAGATCAGCGCGACGCGCCCGCCCTGCCCTTCGACCAGCGCGTTGGTGGCCAACGTGGTTGAAAGCGAGGCCAATGAGATATCCGACGGTGCCACCGCGGCAGAGACAAGCACCGCCTGCACAGCGGCGCCGATCCCTTCGGCCAGATCATGTCGGGTGGTCAGCGATTTGGCCGCCGCGACCACCGTTTCGTCGTCTCGGACCAGCACCGCATCGGTGTAGGTTCCGCCCGTGTCCACCCCCAACAGCAAGGCCATATCAATCTCCTCGTTGCGCCACAGCCGGTGTAGCGCGCCCCGCATCCGGGTCCATCCCCTTTGTCAGGCCGACAGACGCGCGACCGCCCATCGTGCCGCATCCGCCACTGTCGGATCAGGGTCTTCGCACAGCGCCTGGGCCGCAGGGCGCAGCCCGGACAGGCCGGAGTTTCCAATCGCATAGAGCACATTCCGCACAAAGCGGTCTCGTCCGATACGCTTTATCGGGGACCCGGCATATCTGGCGCGGAACGCGGCATCGTCCAGCGCGGCCAGCTCGGCCAGATCGGCGGCCCGCGCCGCCGGCCCGTGGTAGCGCATATCGCTTGCAGCCACGGCAAACTTGTTCCACGGGCAGATCGCGAGGCAGTCATCGCAGCCATAGATGCGGTTGCCCATCAGCGCGCGCAGGTCCTCGTCCACCGGACCCTTGTGTTCGATCGTCAGGTAAGAAATGCAGCGCCGCGGATCCAGGCGAAAGGGCGCGGGAAAAGCGTTGGTCGGGCAGATGTCCAGACAGGCCCGGCATGAACCGCAATGCTCCGCCTGGGGGGGATCGACAGGCAATTCCAGCGTCGTGAAAATCGCGCCGAGAAACGCCCAGTTGCCCCAGTCCCGGCTCAGCAGGTTGGTGTGCTTGCCCTGCCAGCCCAGCCCGGCCGCCTGTGCCAGCGCCTTTTCCGGAACAGGCGCGGTATCGACGAACACTTTCACCTCACCCCCGCCCTCGGCGATCAGCCAGCGGGCCAGCCGCTTGAGCCGTTTCTTGACGATGTCGTGGTAGTCGCGGCCCTGCGCATAGACAGATATCGCGCCCTTTTCGGGATGGTCCAGTACCGTCAGCGGGTCGTGGTCGGGGGTGTAGCTTTCGGCCAGCATGATGACCGACCGCGCCTCGGGCCAGAGCGCGGCCGGATTGCCACGCCAGTGCATCCGCTCGGCCATCCAGCCCATTTGCCCGTGATACCCCGCCTCGACAAAGGCGGCGAGCCGGTCCGGCACCTCGGGCACCGCGTCCGGCCTGCAGATCCGCGCAGCCACGAACCCTTCGCGCAACGCCTCTGCCACCAGCCTTGGCTTTAGCTCCATCCTTTTACCGGCCTCGCTTGTCCTCGGGGACCGGGCGCCGGGATGCCGCCGGCACCGGGTTCAGAAATCCAGATTGTTGTAGTGCTTGGGTGGCGGGAAACCTGGCACCTGATCGGCCAGCAAGGCGCGGAACGCGGGGCGCGACTTGATCTTGGCGTACCAGTCCTTGACCGTTTCGCTGCGGTTCCAGTCCACGTCCGAGATATAGTCCAGCGACGAAAGATGCGCCGCGGCCGCAAAATCCGCCAGCGTCATGACGTCCCCCGCCAGCCAGCGGCGATGGTCCAGCAACCAGGCCATATAGTCGAGGTGATACTTGATGGCTTTCGCCCCGGCCTTGACGTTCGAGCTGTCGGGATAGCCTTGCTTCATCACCTTCTTGTTGACCCGTTCGTACAGCAGTCTGGACGTCACTTCGCGATGGAACTTGTCGTCGAACCATCCCACAAGGCGGCGCACCTCAAGCCGTTCGGCGGGGTCGCGGGGCAGCAGCATGGGTTCCGGCCGGGTTTCCTCGATGTATTCGCAGATCGCCGCACTTTCGGCCATCATGATCCCGTCGAGCCGCAGCACCGGAACCTTGCCCGCAGGATTGCGCCGCATGAAATCGGCGTCCTGTTCCCAGTACCGTTCCTCCACCAGCTCCACTTCGATCTTTTTCTCGGCAAGGCTCAGACGCACCTTGCGGCAAAAAGGCGACAGCGGGACATGAAACAGGCGGGCCATAGTCAGCTTTCGAAAAGGGATGAAGTGGGGGTATCCATGCCCCTTATCCCGGCGGGTTTCAACTCTCGAAACAGGCGGCGCGCCCGTCGTTGCGGATCGTTGCCGCTCCGTCGCGTATCTGTCGCGCCCGCCTGACCACGAAATCGCCGGGCCGAGACGCAGACCTTTTCTTGGGCGATGGCAGGATCGCCGCAAGGCGTGCTGCCTGGGTCGCGGACAAGTCCGCCGCCGATACCCCGAAGTAATGCCGCGCCGCCGCTTCGACCCCAAAGACACCCTCGTCGAACTCGGCGATATTCAGGTAGACCTCGACGATACGCCGCTTGGGCCAGATCGCCTCGACCACCGGGGTGATCAACGCCTCCAGCGCCTTGCGCACCCAGGTCCGACCATGCCAGAGGTACACGTTCTTGACCGTCTGCTGGCTGATCGTGGAGGCGCCACGGTTCGACCCCGCTTCGATCGCCTCGCGGATCGCGACCATGTCAAAGCCCCAATGCTGGCAGAAATTGGCGTCTTCCGCTGCCACGGCGGCCCGGGCCATCACAGGCGCGATACGCTCCATCGGAACCCAGATCTGCTGAACCCCGCCAAGGCGGCGGCCTTCCGAGAACATGTAGGCGGTGGTTGGCGGGTTGAAGACGGCGCCCAGCACTACGAGAAACACCATCAGCAGGACCGCGGCAAATCCCCCCCGCAGTATCACTCTGAACAGCCATCGCCGGAAGGATCGCCGGACCGGCGGCTTGGAGGTGGTCTTTTTAAGGGTTGTTTTCGATGCGCGGGCCATCCCCCAGCTATAGGGTGGCTCAGGGGTTTTGTGAACGCCCCGCTTCAGCAATCCCCCGCGCGAGGTAG is a window from the Sulfitobacter sp. THAF37 genome containing:
- the queG gene encoding tRNA epoxyqueuosine(34) reductase QueG, producing MELKPRLVAEALREGFVAARICRPDAVPEVPDRLAAFVEAGYHGQMGWMAERMHWRGNPAALWPEARSVIMLAESYTPDHDPLTVLDHPEKGAISVYAQGRDYHDIVKKRLKRLARWLIAEGGGEVKVFVDTAPVPEKALAQAAGLGWQGKHTNLLSRDWGNWAFLGAIFTTLELPVDPPQAEHCGSCRACLDICPTNAFPAPFRLDPRRCISYLTIEHKGPVDEDLRALMGNRIYGCDDCLAICPWNKFAVAASDMRYHGPAARAADLAELAALDDAAFRARYAGSPIKRIGRDRFVRNVLYAIGNSGLSGLRPAAQALCEDPDPTVADAARWAVARLSA
- the mtgA gene encoding monofunctional biosynthetic peptidoglycan transglycosylase — protein: MARASKTTLKKTTSKPPVRRSFRRWLFRVILRGGFAAVLLMVFLVVLGAVFNPPTTAYMFSEGRRLGGVQQIWVPMERIAPVMARAAVAAEDANFCQHWGFDMVAIREAIEAGSNRGASTISQQTVKNVYLWHGRTWVRKALEALITPVVEAIWPKRRIVEVYLNIAEFDEGVFGVEAAARHYFGVSAADLSATQAARLAAILPSPKKRSASRPGDFVVRRARQIRDGAATIRNDGRAACFES
- a CDS encoding glutathione S-transferase family protein, with the translated sequence MARLFHVPLSPFCRKVRLSLAEKKIEVELVEERYWEQDADFMRRNPAGKVPVLRLDGIMMAESAAICEYIEETRPEPMLLPRDPAERLEVRRLVGWFDDKFHREVTSRLLYERVNKKVMKQGYPDSSNVKAGAKAIKYHLDYMAWLLDHRRWLAGDVMTLADFAAAAHLSSLDYISDVDWNRSETVKDWYAKIKSRPAFRALLADQVPGFPPPKHYNNLDF